The segment tatttttggacggaTAGATATTTATTTTGGATGGATAGATAACATTCTTCTTTTGGGCCATGACGTACGCAGGCACGGCGTGTTCCAGCGCGGGTCGcagtgggccgacggcccatcGATGATCACGCAGTGTCCCGTGGGCCCCAGCGGCAACTACACCTACCGCTTCAACGTCAGCGACCAGGAGGGCACCCTATGGTGGCACGCCCACATCTCCTTCCTCCGCGCCACCGTCTACGGCGCCATCGTCCTCaaccccggcgccgccgccccgttcCCCGCCAAGCCCGACGCCGAGCacgtcgtcctcctcggcgaGTGGTGGAACGCCAACGTCGTCGACCTCGAGCGCATGGCGTTCCTCACCGGCATCCCCGCACGGAACGCCGACGCCTACACCATCAATGGCAAGCCGGGCGACCTGTACAACTGCACCGCCGCGAACCAGACGGAGGTGTTCCGGGTGCGGCGCAACGAGACGCACCTGCTACGGATCATCAACGCCGCGCTCAACACGCCGCTGTTCGTCAAGGTGGCGGGGCATGGGTTCACGGTGGTGGCCGTCGACGCGAGCTACACCACGCCGTACGCCACCGACGTGGTGGTGATCGCGCCCGGGCAGACGGTGGACGCGCTCATGGTGGCCGACGCCAACGCCACCGCGTCGCCCGGTGGGAGGTTCTACATGGCGGCGACGCCCTACGACAGCGCCGTCCCGAGCGGCCCGCCCttcagccagaccacggcgacGGCCGTGGTGGAGTACGTCGGCGAGGCGGACGACGCCGTGCCGCCGGTGCTCCCGGCGCGGCCGGACTACAACGACACGGCCACGGCGCACCGGTTCTGGTCCAACCTCACCGCGCTGGTGCTCCCGGGGAAGCCCACGGTGCCGCTCGCCGTCGACACCCACATGTTCGTCACCGTCGGGCTCGGCGTCTCCGACTGCCAGACGGCGCAGCTGCTCTGCAACcggagcgcgccgccggtgTTCTCGTCGAGCATGAACAACGCCTCCTTCGTGGCACCCACCGCCATCTCCCTCCTCGAGGCGCACTTCAGCAACGCGTCGGCCAGCGTCTACACCCGGGACTTCCCGGACACGCCGCCGGTGGTGTTCGATTACACCGGCGACGAGAGCGACAACGCGACGATGCAGTTCACGACCAAGTCGACCAAGGTGAAGACGCTGCGGTACAACGAGACGGTGGAGATGGTGCTGCAGAACACGCGGCTGATCGCCAAGGAGAGCCACCCGATGCACATCCATGGCCTCAACTTCTTCGTCCTCGCGCAAGGGTTCGGCAACTACGAcgaggccacggcggcgccgctgtTCAACCTCGTCAACCCGCAGGAGCGCAACACCATCGCCGTGCCCACCGGCGGCTGGGCCGTCATCCGCTTCGTCGCCAACAACCCTGGTACAAAAGCAATTATTCTAGCAAATTAATTCAAGTAGAATTTGGTTCTGAAATGTGACGAAATTTGGGGAAATGGTTTGTGTTTGCAGGGATGTGGTACATGCATTGCCACTTTGAAGCTCATATTGAGTTCGGTTTGGCCATGGTGTTCGAGGTTCTGGACGGGCCGACACCGGAGACttcgttgccgccgccaccggccgatCTGCCACGCTGTTAATTAAACTATGgaaaatctctctctctttctctgtcaATAAGGAGTTAATTTGTTCGTCTGTTTGCATAAATGTATTGTACTGGTACGTCATTTCGGATCAAGCAAGTGTGACGACGACGTGATTAAGGTTTtctatagttaattaattaaattattcGTTATAACTTGATTGGTTACCTGCATTGAGTACATGCAGGTTAGTGTGGTCATTGTATTATTGTGACGTTTGTCGTGTGTAACATTATACGTTTTATAAGCCTGTTGTAAGTTGTAATAGTGCAATAATGATTTATATACATTCATTAGTTGGCTATATTTGTATGTTCGGGACAAAGTAATTATAAACATCAATAATTgggcatgcaaaaaaaaaaaactgcgtCCATCCTAAAATTAGATAATCTTTGcctctttttatttgtttcaaaaCGAGTTTATCTTTAAGCAATAATCGTGTTGGAGTTTGTGAAAGCAATGGTATATTGAGATTGATAAAATAGGGAATattctagtatttttattgGCATATATGGGATGGGTAAAAAGTAAGTTATTTTAAGACGGATCTTGTAGacactaattttttaataaggcgATACATATAACTGAATAAAAGGCCCGACTAGACTGGAAAAAATACAATGCATCTGCCAAT is part of the Oryza glaberrima chromosome 12, OglaRS2, whole genome shotgun sequence genome and harbors:
- the LOC127756898 gene encoding laccase-25-like, with translation MHLCLLHYDTCTSLCKDNMACCSSLLRLMILPVAFAVLVIASVAHGAVVEHTFNVGNLSISRLCQPEMIITAVNGQLPGPTINVTEGDTVVVHLVNESPYNMTIHWHGVFQRGSQWADGPSMITQCPVGPSGNYTYRFNVSDQEGTLWWHAHISFLRATVYGAIVLNPGAAAPFPAKPDAEHVVLLGEWWNANVVDLERMAFLTGIPARNADAYTINGKPGDLYNCTAANQTEVFRVRRNETHLLRIINAALNTPLFVKVAGHGFTVVAVDASYTTPYATDVVVIAPGQTVDALMVADANATASPGGRFYMAATPYDSAVPSGPPFSQTTATAVVEYVGEADDAVPPVLPARPDYNDTATAHRFWSNLTALVLPGKPTVPLAVDTHMFVTVGLGVSDCQTAQLLCNRSAPPVFSSSMNNASFVAPTAISLLEAHFSNASASVYTRDFPDTPPVVFDYTGDESDNATMQFTTKSTKVKTLRYNETVEMVLQNTRLIAKESHPMHIHGLNFFVLAQGFGNYDEATAAPLFNLVNPQERNTIAVPTGGWAVIRFVANNPGMWYMHCHFEAHIEFGLAMVFEVLDGPTPETSLPPPPADLPRC